In Brassica napus cultivar Da-Ae unplaced genomic scaffold, Da-Ae ScsIHWf_1061;HRSCAF=1500, whole genome shotgun sequence, the following proteins share a genomic window:
- the LOC125595429 gene encoding uncharacterized protein LOC125595429 → MAMSSAPDIDMVIEETRRTAFTNRIACLRLHHVGKLKFPEYAGNTDPKAHVRAFRLAISRAHLTDDEKEAGYCRFFAENLTGAALEWFAGLEQNSIDNFTQLVSTLLKQCSVFIETKVTEADLWNLKQAPFKPLRAYINKFREIKAKISHPNEIVALAALKNGVWFSFKFREELAVRTPVSLDDALHRASYFANHEEEVAALKEQYSANKNNAIKKPATPKEPTTKGQYSYSINNSPQKSSMYDLSKYCTFHDCKGHSAEECRDAPSN, encoded by the coding sequence ATGGCAATGAGCTCCGCCCCGGACATCGATATGGTCATTGAAGAAACAAGAAGGACCGCGTTCACAAACAGAATCGCCTGCCTAAGACTACATCACGTGGGAAAATTAAAATTCCCCGAGTACGCCGGAAACACAGACCCAAAAGCCCATGTGCGAGCCTTCCGCCTAGCGATATCGAGAGCACACCTCACTGACGACGAGAAAGAAGCTGGATACTGCCGTTTCTTCGCCGAAAATCTCACTGGAGCCGCGCTAGAATGGTTCGCCGGACTAGAACAAAATTCTATTGACAACTTCACCCAGTTGGTGTCAACATTACTGAAACAATGCTCAGTCTTCATAGAGACCAAAGTTACCGAGGCAGACCTTTGGAATCTCAAACAAGCACCTTTCAAACCTTTAAGAGCATACATAAACAAGTTCCGAGAAATCAAAGCCAAGATTTCGCACCCAAACGAGATCGTCGCCCTAGCAGCATTGAAGAATGGAGTTTGGTTCTCATTCAAATTCAGGGAAGAACTGGCAGTTCGAACACCTGTATCACTGGACGATGCCTTACACAGAGCCTCGTACTTCGCCAACCACGAAGAGGAGGTCGCAGCATTAAAGGAACAATACAGTGCGAACAAGAACAACGCAATCAAAAAGCCGGCGACCCCCAAAGAACCAACCACCAAGGGACAATACTCCTACTCAATAAATAACTCGCCGCAGAAATCGTCGATGTACGACCTCAGCAAATACTGCACTTTCCACGACTGCAAGGGCCACTCAGCCGAAGAATGCCGAGATGCACCTAGCAATTAA